The proteins below are encoded in one region of Pan paniscus chromosome 4, NHGRI_mPanPan1-v2.0_pri, whole genome shotgun sequence:
- the MRPL36 gene encoding large ribosomal subunit protein bL36m isoform X1, with translation MIKRRKGMRNKNAHENLRSQRCPSKRGGQRQICPGADKLQRPARCSPGQVEKVGAAMKRWGLQGARSGRSHVCNSPGHTQKGRRMELRIHHNMANLFIRKMVNPLLYLSRHTVKPRALSTFLFGSIRGAAPVAVEPGAAVRSLLSPGLLPHLLPALGFKNKTVLKKRCKDCYLVKRRGRWYVYCKTHPRHKQRQM, from the exons ATGATAAAGAGGAGGAAAGGCATGAGAAACAAGAATGCACATGAAAACCTCCGGTCCCAAAGATGTCCCAGCAAACGTGGTGGTCAGAGGCAGATTTGTCCTGGAGCTGATAAACTCCAGCGGCCCGCCCGGTGTTCGCCGGGTCAGGTGGAAAAAGTGGGCGCTGCGATGAAGCGTTGGGGCCTGCAGGGAGCGCGGAGTGGACGCAGCCACGTCTGCAACTCACCcggacacacacaaaaaggaaggCGAATGGAGTTACGG ATTCACCACAACATGGCAAATCTTTTTATAAGGAAAATGGTGAACCCTCTGCTATATCTCAGTCGTCACACGGTGAAGCCTCGAGCCCTCTCCACATTTCTATTTGGATCCATTCGAGGTGCAGCCCCCGTGGCTGTGGAACCCGGGGCAGCAGTGCGCTCACTTCTCTCACCCGGCCTCCTGCCCCACCTGCTGCCTGCGCTGGGGTTCAAAAACAAGACTGTCCTTAAGAAGCGCTGCAAGGACTGTTACCTGGTGAAGAGGCGGGGTCGGTGGTACGTCTATTGTAAAACCCATCCGAGGCACAAGCAGAGACAGATGTAG
- the MRPL36 gene encoding large ribosomal subunit protein bL36m isoform X2, giving the protein MANLFIRKMVNPLLYLSRHTVKPRALSTFLFGSIRGAAPVAVEPGAAVRSLLSPGLLPHLLPALGFKNKTVLKKRCKDCYLVKRRGRWYVYCKTHPRHKQRQM; this is encoded by the coding sequence ATGGCAAATCTTTTTATAAGGAAAATGGTGAACCCTCTGCTATATCTCAGTCGTCACACGGTGAAGCCTCGAGCCCTCTCCACATTTCTATTTGGATCCATTCGAGGTGCAGCCCCCGTGGCTGTGGAACCCGGGGCAGCAGTGCGCTCACTTCTCTCACCCGGCCTCCTGCCCCACCTGCTGCCTGCGCTGGGGTTCAAAAACAAGACTGTCCTTAAGAAGCGCTGCAAGGACTGTTACCTGGTGAAGAGGCGGGGTCGGTGGTACGTCTATTGTAAAACCCATCCGAGGCACAAGCAGAGACAGATGTAG